CTCGGACTCTCGCATCTCACGATACCCATTCCGGTGACGCACTGACGAAGATTGCCGCATCAACGACCGAGTCGCCGCAGTAGCGGCTCGATGTTGAGCCCCGCGTGCAGTTCATGCGGACAAAGTTTCTCGGCCCACTCTGCCGTGGTCAGTTGCTTGCCACGGCTGAACAGATTGATCCGCAGCCAGGAGACGATCACCTTAAAGTCGCCGCGAGTGATGAATTCGTCGATCAATAAAATCGCACTCGGCATGTGCTGGGCTAACTGAGCCATCATCACATTGCCAAGTGTGTACGTGGGGAAGTAGCCGAACATTCCCGCTGCCCAATGGCCGTCCTGCAAACAGCCCTCGCGATCGTTGTCGGGCTTCACGCCCAAGAAGCGTTCGTACGCGCTGTTCCAGGCCGCCGGCAGATCGTTCGCCTTGAGATCGCCGCGCAGCAGCGCTTGTTCGAGTTCCACACGCACCAGAATGTGCAGGTTGTAAGTCGCCTCATCGGCCGTAACGCGGTTGATGCCTGGTTCGACACGCCGCAAATCAGCCGCGATATCCTCGGGCGTCCACAGGCCGCGAATCGCAGGAAATGCATCCTCAATCTGCGGCAGGGCGAACTGCCAGAAAGCCACGCAGCGACCAACGGGATTTTCCCACAGCCGAGCCTGCGACTCATGCACGCTCAGCGAAATAGGTTCACCAACGGGCTCGCCAAAATGCTCCGGCGGCAAACCTTGGTCGTAGAGCGCATGTCCCAGTTCATGCAACAGCACCGAAATCACCGGTGCGAGATTGTGCTCGTTGTAGCGAATCGCTATGCGACAATCGTGCGCGCTGATGTGCGTCGTGAAGGGATGCGCGGCCGTATCGAGCCGGCCGCGGCGAAAGTCAAAACCAAGTTGCCGGGCCAGTTCTTCGCACAACCTGCGCTGCGTGGCTATGTCGAAGTTCCCCGTCAGCGGCGGCGGTTGCTGCCGAGGCCGTTGCCCCGCCACGCGATCTTGCACGAGCTTCGGCAACTCAGCGCTCAGTTCGGCCAGCGTGGCTTGAATCGTCGAGAACGGCAAACCAGGCTCGTACTCGGCGACCAGCGCTCCGTAGCCATCGCGATCGGCTGACCAACAGCGGGCCTGTTCGCGTTTCAACGCAACCACGCGATCCAGCCAAATACCGAACCGGCCGAAGTCATCTTGTTCGCGCGCAATAGCCCATTCGTGCTGGGCGGTAGTCGTTACCCGCGCAAGTTCCTCCACCAGCGACTTCGGCAATTGTTTTGAAAGCAGATGCCGTCGCCGCAGTTCCGCGACGTTGATTTTCTCGGCGGGTGTCTCGCCATTGCCATCAACCAACGACAACCATTCGTCGAGTCGTGGATCGCAAGCGATCTCGTGTTGCAAACCGGCGAGGTAGGCCAGTTGCTGCCCGCGATACTCAGTGCTCGCGTCGGGGAGCATCGTCAACTCATCCCAAGCCAGTTGCTCATGGATGGCGGTGACACGGGCCAACTGCTGCAGATGGTCGAGAAGCGATTCGTAAGCCTGGCGAGCGTCGGACTTCATGGCTGCATTCTATTACAATGAAGCGACTGCAATCAGCTTGCGCACGACTCACCTACACTTTGCACATCCCATGCCCAAATCGTTTCTCCTCCCTCTCGAAGATCTGCTTGCCCTACCGAACGATCAGGTCGCCACGATTCAAACGCACGCGGTGGGCCCGCAAGGTGCGCTACCGCTCGACGACGCGATGCTCCGCGAGTGGTCAAGCGGCGACTTGTTCGGGCTCTCGCAAAACGCCGGCATGGGTTGGTCGCCGCAGGAGTTGCTCGGGCCGCAGTATTTGATTCTGAGTACCCAAGGTGGCGTGCGAGCCGCCGATGGCACACCGATTGCGCTCGGTTATCACACGGGGCATTGGGAAGTGGGGCTGCTCGTGCAAGCCGCGGCGCGCGAGATCAAATCGCTCGGCGGCGTGCCGTTCGCTGGTCATGTTTCGGATCCCTGCGACGGCAGAACCCAGGGGACCGTCGGCATGTTCGATAGCTTGCCCTATCGCAACGATGCGGCGATCGTGCTCCGCCGTTTGATTCGCTCGCTGCCGCAGCGGCAAGGGATTGTCGGCGTTGCGACGTGTGATAAAGGTCTGCCCGCGATGATGATTGCGCTCGCGGGAACTTCGCAGTTTCCCAGCGCCATCGTTCCCGGCGGAGTAACGCTGCCGCCGACTGAAGGTGAGGACGCCGGCAAGGTGCAAACGATCGGCGCTCGCTACGTGCAAGGCGAAATGTCGTTGCAAGATGCTGCCGTGGCGGGCTGTGCAGCGTGCGCTACTCCCGGCGGCGGTTGCCAGTTCCTCGGCACGGCGGCGACTTCGCAAGTCATCGCCGAAGCCCTCGGCATGGCTCTTCCGCATTCGGCGCTCGCTCCCAGCGGTCAACCCATCTGGCTCGATCTGGCCACTCGCAGCGCTCGCGCGGTGCATCAACTGGCCGCCCGCAATTTGAAATTGAAAGACATTCTCACCGACGCCAGTGTGCGTAACGCCATGGTGGTGCATGCGGCCTGCGGCGGTTCGACGAATCTGCTGCTGCACGTTCCTGCGATCGCACACGCTGCCGGTCTGCGGCGACCAACTTCTGCCGACTGGAGCGAGATCAATCGCCGCGTGCCGCGGTTCGTTTCGGTGCTGCCGAACGGACCGGTCGCGCATCCGACGGTGCGGATGTTCTTCGCCGGCGGTGTGCCGGAGATCATGCTGCATCTGCGTGCCTTGAATCTGCTCGAGCTCGATGCGTTGACCGTCACGGGCCATCGCGTCGGCGACGTGCTCGATTGGTGGGAGCGTTCGCCGCGACGGCAGATGGTGCGCGAAGTACTGAAAGCTCGCGACAATGTTTCGCCCGACGACGTGATCATCCCGCCCGCCGATGCGCGGAAGCGCGGCTTGACCAGCACCGTCTGTTTTCCGCACGGCAATCTTTGCCCCGAAGGCTCGGTTATCAAAGCGACCTCGATCGACCCGAGCGTCGTTGGCGCGGATGGCGTGTATCGCAAAACTGGCCCGGCCCGCGTCTTCACTTCCGAGCGCGAAGCCATTCGCGCCGTGAAAGGACAAACGGCCGTGCCGCTCAAGCCGGGCGACATTCTCGTCCTCATCGGCCGCGGCCCTATGGGGAGCGGCATGGAAGAGACGTATCAAATCACCTCGGCGCTCAAATTTCTGAAGTGGGGCAAGGAAGTTGCCGTCGTCACCGATGCCCGCTTTAGCGGCGTGAGCACCGGCGCCTGCATCGGCCACGTTGGTCCCGAAGCCCTCGCCGGTGGCCCGATCGGCAAGGTTCGCGATGGCGACATCATTCGCATCGTCGTCGATCGCAACGAACTGACCGGCTCGGTCGATTGGATCGGCGATGGCGTGAATGAATACACGCCAGAAGAAGGAGCCACGATTCTCGCCGAACGTCCGCCGCGCGCCGATCTTGCGCCCGATAAAGATCTGCCGGCCGACACTCGGCTGTGGGCCGCGCTGCAACGCGCCGGCGGCGGCACTTGGGGCGGCTGCGTCTACGACGTGGAGAAGATCATCGCCACGCTCGAAGCGGGCGAAGCCGCGATCCGCGAACAAACGGCAGCCAACCTCGGCTGAATGCATTTCAACGTGGCCGCGCGCGAGCGGGTGTGATAGTCTAAAACTCCCGCACTTTCCTCCCGCCTCTCCTGCGTTGCCATGTTGCTGGACCGAAGATCTGCCGGACTCCTCGCATGTCTCGCTGCGCTGCTGTGCGCCGGCGTGGCCACGGCAGCCGATTTCGATCCCAAGTCGGTGGAGTTCTTTGAAGCCAAGATCCGGCCGGTCCTCGTCAAGCATTGCTACACCTGCCATTCGGCGGAAAGCAAGGAACTGCGGGCTGGCTTGTTCGTCGACAATCGCGATGGCTTGCGCAAAGGTGGCGACTCCGGACCGGCTGTTGTTCCTGGTGATGCAAAGAAAAGTTTGCTACTCGCGGCGATTCGCTATCAAGACTTGGAAATGCCGCCGACAGGGAAATTGCCCGACGACGTCATCGGCGATTTTGAACGCTGGATCGCGGCCGGCGCGACCGACCCTCGCGATGAAGTAACCAAGCCTGCCGGGAGCAAGGAAATTGATTTCGCCAAAGCCCGCGAGCATTGGTCGCTTCGGCCTGTCGTGCGGGCCGATTTATCTCGGTTGAAAAGCTCGGCGTGGGCGCGGACCGACATCGATCGTCTGGTTGCCGACAAATGGGAAGGGCAACAGTTGACGCCAGTTCCCGATGCGCCGAAGTCGCAGTTGTTGCGGCGGGCTTATTTCGATTTGATTGGCTTGCCGCCGACGCCCCAGGAACTGAAAAACTTTCTCGCCGATGAATCGTCGCAGGCTTTTGAGCGAGTTGTCGACGAATTGCTTGCCTCACCTCGCTTCGGCGAGCGCTGGGGGCGGCATTGGCTTGATCTGGCTCGTTACGCCGATTCGAACGGTCGGGCGCAGAACATTTTCTTTCAGTTTGCCTGGCACTATCGCGATTACGTCATTGATGCTTTCAACCGCGACTTGCCCTATGACCGGTTCATCATCGAGCAGCTTGCCGGCGATCTGCTCCCTGCCGAAACGGCGGTGGAGCGCGATCGGCTGCGGATTGCGACTGCGTTTCTCGCCATCGGGCCGAAGACGTTTGAGTCGGCGCCGGAACTCTTTTCGATGGATCTGATCGATGAGCAGATCGATGTCACGACGCGAGCGGTGCTCGGACTAACCGTCAGCTGTGCACGTTGCCACGATCACAAGTTCGATGCGATCCCAACCAAAGAGTACTACGCCCTGGCCGGCATCTTTCGCAGCACCGATACACTCTTCGGGCCGTCGTTCTTTCAACGGCCTGCGTTCGACAAGCGGTATCACCTGCACCCGATCGGCGCCGATGCCGAAAAGCTCGGCGAGGCTGCGTTTGAGTATCGCGCGCAACTGCGGGGACTCATGGGAAAGCGCGATCAAGCTGCCGTGATCGCTTATCGCACGCAGCGACAGATCGACGGAATCAAAGTCGAGTGGCAGCGCGCTGGCAATGACGCGCCCGACCCAAAACTCGACGAACTCCTTGCGCTGCATAAGGTGCAACTCGCTGAGCGCGAACGACTGAAGGCCGAAACCAAAGCGATGGAAGAAGCCGCGCCGCCCCTTCCCGATTTCACACAGGGTGTGAAGGAGATGACGCAGGTCGAAGACTGCACGCTGCGGATCCGTGGCGAGTTCGACAAACCGGGTGAACGAATTCCGCGCGGCGTGCTGACGCTCTGCTCGCTCGGCGAAAAACCGGCCATCCCCGTCGACCAGAGCGGCCGGCTGGAACTCGCGCGCTGGCTGGTCGCGAAAGAAAATCCGCTCCCGGC
This region of Anatilimnocola floriformis genomic DNA includes:
- a CDS encoding YjhG/YagF family D-xylonate dehydratase, encoding MPKSFLLPLEDLLALPNDQVATIQTHAVGPQGALPLDDAMLREWSSGDLFGLSQNAGMGWSPQELLGPQYLILSTQGGVRAADGTPIALGYHTGHWEVGLLVQAAAREIKSLGGVPFAGHVSDPCDGRTQGTVGMFDSLPYRNDAAIVLRRLIRSLPQRQGIVGVATCDKGLPAMMIALAGTSQFPSAIVPGGVTLPPTEGEDAGKVQTIGARYVQGEMSLQDAAVAGCAACATPGGGCQFLGTAATSQVIAEALGMALPHSALAPSGQPIWLDLATRSARAVHQLAARNLKLKDILTDASVRNAMVVHAACGGSTNLLLHVPAIAHAAGLRRPTSADWSEINRRVPRFVSVLPNGPVAHPTVRMFFAGGVPEIMLHLRALNLLELDALTVTGHRVGDVLDWWERSPRRQMVREVLKARDNVSPDDVIIPPADARKRGLTSTVCFPHGNLCPEGSVIKATSIDPSVVGADGVYRKTGPARVFTSEREAIRAVKGQTAVPLKPGDILVLIGRGPMGSGMEETYQITSALKFLKWGKEVAVVTDARFSGVSTGACIGHVGPEALAGGPIGKVRDGDIIRIVVDRNELTGSVDWIGDGVNEYTPEEGATILAERPPRADLAPDKDLPADTRLWAALQRAGGGTWGGCVYDVEKIIATLEAGEAAIREQTAANLG
- a CDS encoding carboxypeptidase M32: MKSDARQAYESLLDHLQQLARVTAIHEQLAWDELTMLPDASTEYRGQQLAYLAGLQHEIACDPRLDEWLSLVDGNGETPAEKINVAELRRRHLLSKQLPKSLVEELARVTTTAQHEWAIAREQDDFGRFGIWLDRVVALKREQARCWSADRDGYGALVAEYEPGLPFSTIQATLAELSAELPKLVQDRVAGQRPRQQPPPLTGNFDIATQRRLCEELARQLGFDFRRGRLDTAAHPFTTHISAHDCRIAIRYNEHNLAPVISVLLHELGHALYDQGLPPEHFGEPVGEPISLSVHESQARLWENPVGRCVAFWQFALPQIEDAFPAIRGLWTPEDIAADLRRVEPGINRVTADEATYNLHILVRVELEQALLRGDLKANDLPAAWNSAYERFLGVKPDNDREGCLQDGHWAAGMFGYFPTYTLGNVMMAQLAQHMPSAILLIDEFITRGDFKVIVSWLRINLFSRGKQLTTAEWAEKLCPHELHAGLNIEPLLRRLGR
- a CDS encoding PSD1 and planctomycete cytochrome C domain-containing protein, translated to MLLDRRSAGLLACLAALLCAGVATAADFDPKSVEFFEAKIRPVLVKHCYTCHSAESKELRAGLFVDNRDGLRKGGDSGPAVVPGDAKKSLLLAAIRYQDLEMPPTGKLPDDVIGDFERWIAAGATDPRDEVTKPAGSKEIDFAKAREHWSLRPVVRADLSRLKSSAWARTDIDRLVADKWEGQQLTPVPDAPKSQLLRRAYFDLIGLPPTPQELKNFLADESSQAFERVVDELLASPRFGERWGRHWLDLARYADSNGRAQNIFFQFAWHYRDYVIDAFNRDLPYDRFIIEQLAGDLLPAETAVERDRLRIATAFLAIGPKTFESAPELFSMDLIDEQIDVTTRAVLGLTVSCARCHDHKFDAIPTKEYYALAGIFRSTDTLFGPSFFQRPAFDKRYHLHPIGADAEKLGEAAFEYRAQLRGLMGKRDQAAVIAYRTQRQIDGIKVEWQRAGNDAPDPKLDELLALHKVQLAERERLKAETKAMEEAAPPLPDFTQGVKEMTQVEDCTLRIRGEFDKPGERIPRGVLTLCSLGEKPAIPVDQSGRLELARWLVAKENPLPARVAVNRIWRQLFGSGIVTSVDNFGVIGERPSHPELLDYLAAQFMESNWSTKRLIREIMLSRTYQLGTRFQEANSSRDPNNVLLWRMTPRRLEVEPFRDAVLSISGALDLQPPRGPHIGLVRNGLLEENPKLAEIHKESNRRTIYLPIVRGQLQEMLQTFDFADPNLLIAQRDERTIPSQSLFMLNSPWLWAQAKLAAERMLSLKMNDDQAKLNWLFQAFFCRAATKDEHATLLKFIAAQRERVQGDEVVVWMHVVQALYASAEFRYLQ